GAGCGCCAGGGAGAAACGGTGGCGTTCCTGGGGCTGCTCGACTCCATTTCGCCGATCCTCGCGCAGCGCTCGGCCGCGCCCAGCGACCTCGCGATCGTGCTGGGCGCCGCAGGCCATGCCGCCGCGCGCGTGCGCCGCATCCTTTCCGTCTCGGCGGAGGAGTTGGAGCGCCTGTCGTGGGACGAGAAGATCGGCCGCGTGGTGGATCACCTCCAGGAGCAGGGCCCGGCTCTCCCGGGTCTGGACCGCGAGAGCCTGGGCGAGGAGTGCCGGGCGATGCGCGACCGCTTCACGAGCATGTCGGCCTACTTGCCCGGAACGCTGCGTGGCGCCGTCACCCTGTTCCGGGCGGCCGATTCCCCGGAAACGGCTGGCGTTTCGGCCGAGCAGGAGGAGTCGCGGACGCTGGGGTGGTCGGCGCTGTCATCGAGTCCCGTCGAGGTGCACCAGGTCCCCGGCAACCACATCACCATCACCACGGAGCCGCACGTGCGCGTGCTGGCGGATCTCGTGCGCGAATCGCTCGCGTCCGCGCGGCTGCGTGCCGGAGACGAAGCCGCCGCAAGCGCCTTCGCGGCGGCATGCGGGTCTGCGTTTACCGCGGCGTCAGGCGAATGCGGCTGACTACGCGCGCCTCGGCCTGGGCGCGGTCCAGGGGAATGAGCCAGAGGCGCCCCTCCCGCCACATCGCGTTCTGGTCGCGGTAGTGGTCGGAGAGGGGGTTGCCGCTCTGCCCGGTGGGGATCACGAACCCGCCGGAGCCGTCCACGTCGGCCATGTCGACCACGTGGCGCTGGCTGGCGCCGTACGCGTTCCGGAACGGCGGCTGGCGACTTCCGTATCCGCTGACGTTCACCGTGTGGAACGAGCCGCGGTTGGGGAACGGGCCGATGTTCAGGTTCAGCGCGCGGTCCAGCACGTTTACGATGCCCAGCGGGTGATCGATCGACGTCTGGTGAAGGTCGCCCCAGCGCTGCTCGCCCACGCGCTGCACGGCCGTCCTCATCGCCGTGGCGGCAAGCTCGTCGAGCGTCTCCGTCTCCCTCGTCGTCACGTCGTCCACCCACGGGCTCGTGCCGCGCTCCAGGATTCGCTCCAGCGTGGCGCGGGGAAAGTACATGCTGCGCCCCCGGAACTCGTCGTGCCCCACGCGGGTGCGCAGTTCCTCGAACCAGGTGTAGAAGAGCGCCGCGGCGCGTGAGTCCACCCGCGCCTCGCCGTTCCACCCCCGCAGCTCGCGCGCGGCGTCGGCAAGGCCGGCGCGCTCGGCCGCCTGGACGGCGCGGGGCAGGTGGCGCACGGCGAAGGCGTCGGTGACGTCCATCTGCTGGCGGAGCACGTCCGCCGCGGTCAGCCCGCGCCCGGCTTCCACCATCTGGCGGATCCGCATCGCGCGGTACGGCTCCGCCCAGTGGCTGGTGATGTGATGGGGATAGTCCGCGCCGGCCTGGCGGTTGTTGGCGGTGACGACGAACCCGTCCGCCGGGTCCAGCACGTGGGGGTGCTCGTCGAAGTCCAGAAAGCGCACCCACTCGCCCTCGTCCGTCCATCCCGCGACGGGAAGCACGCCGTCCCCGCCGCGGCGCACGGGGACGCGCCCGCCCATCCAGTAGCCGATCCGCCCCTCCACATCCGCGAAGACCACGTTCTGGTGCGGGTTGTTGAACCCCCGCAGCGCCTGGACGAACTCGCTTGCCGAGCGCGCCCGGTTCATCTCCAGCAGGGCGGTGATCTCGGTCGATGGCTCGTACGCGGTCCAGCGCATGGACATCACGCGGTTCCCGCCACGTTCGTCCACGTCGGAGAGGACGGGGCCGTGGCGCGTGCCGCGGACCTGGTGCACCACCGAGTCGCCGCCCTTCACGCGGATGGTCTCGCGGCGGACGGTGAACCGCGCCCACCCGTCCAGCGTGCGGTAGCGGGTGGCATCGGCGGAATCCACCTGCTCGACGTAGAAGTCCACGTCGTCCACCATGGCGTTGGTGTAGCCCCACGCCACGCGGTCGTTGTGGCCCGCGATGACGACGGGAACGCCGGGGAGCGTCATCCCGGTCACGTTGAAGCCGCCGCCGTGCAGCGCCGCCAGGTACCAGATGGCGGGCGCCCGCAGCGTAAGGTGCATGTCGTTGGCCAGGATGGGCTTGCCCGATCGCGTCCGGCCGCCGCCGATGACCCACGAGTTAGATGCGTGCGCCGCGGCCACGCCCTCCAGCAGGTGAAGGGCGAGCGGCGGGGCTTCCACGCGGGGAACGGGGCCCGAGACGCGCGGGGCCGGCTTGGGAGCCGCCGCGGGGGCCGCGCCGCCCTTGCCCCGCCACTGCGCGTCGGCGCCGACGATGGTGAGGGCCGAGTCGGGGTAGAAGGGCATCAGCTCGCGCCCCAGCTCCTCGCCCACACGGTCGATGGCCTGCTGCACGG
This portion of the Longimicrobium sp. genome encodes:
- a CDS encoding penicillin acylase family protein yields the protein MLKKLAYVVLGLVVLVVCVAAGGRWWLGRSASTGGDGRLAGLEQPVEVWRDSLGVPHVWAQTDADLFRAMGYVHAQDRLFQMEMFRRVADGRLAEILGAQLVETDKFLRTVGMGHSAEESVRRLTPEQRRLMQAYADGVNAWIGNHPGPLPPEFVTLRFAPEPWTVRNSMSIAKIMAWDLADWEVGLAVQQAIDRVGEELGRELMPFYPDSALTIVGADAQWRGKGGAAPAAAPKPAPRVSGPVPRVEAPPLALHLLEGVAAAHASNSWVIGGGRTRSGKPILANDMHLTLRAPAIWYLAALHGGGFNVTGMTLPGVPVVIAGHNDRVAWGYTNAMVDDVDFYVEQVDSADATRYRTLDGWARFTVRRETIRVKGGDSVVHQVRGTRHGPVLSDVDERGGNRVMSMRWTAYEPSTEITALLEMNRARSASEFVQALRGFNNPHQNVVFADVEGRIGYWMGGRVPVRRGGDGVLPVAGWTDEGEWVRFLDFDEHPHVLDPADGFVVTANNRQAGADYPHHITSHWAEPYRAMRIRQMVEAGRGLTAADVLRQQMDVTDAFAVRHLPRAVQAAERAGLADAARELRGWNGEARVDSRAAALFYTWFEELRTRVGHDEFRGRSMYFPRATLERILERGTSPWVDDVTTRETETLDELAATAMRTAVQRVGEQRWGDLHQTSIDHPLGIVNVLDRALNLNIGPFPNRGSFHTVNVSGYGSRQPPFRNAYGASQRHVVDMADVDGSGGFVIPTGQSGNPLSDHYRDQNAMWREGRLWLIPLDRAQAEARVVSRIRLTPR